tttttttGGGGTTTTAGGGTTCACTGCAAGATGAAGAGAGTCTTGTTGAAGCAGTTAAGCTAGTAGATGTTGTGATTTGTGCTGTTTCTTCTAAACAAGCCCTTGATCAGAAGCTGTTGGTTCGGGTTATCAAGAATTTGGGATCCGTTAAGGTTGGCAATCTCTTCTTCCAactctgtgtgtgtgtgtgcgtgcgCGCTCTTTGTTGATATTGTCTGTAATTTCCGCAGAAACATAGGATCTTTTTTAGTCTTATATAGAGGTGAAAAAAATTAGCCATTCTTTGTCATTTACGCGGAAAGATGGGATCCTTTTTAGTCATATAGAGAGGTGAAAAAATTTGGTCTGATTTGAAGAGTATACAATTACATTTGTGTCTTGCGAAGTAATTTTGAATTCTTTGTTCCTCAAGTGTCTATTTTGAGGCCAGATGTAGAGATCGAAACTCAAACTGGTGTTATGCGTTTTAATTTAGACATCAGCACTCAGAATATGTTATGCGTTTGAATTAATTGTCAATGGCATTTGCAGTGTCTCGTGATTTTTAGACCATTAAAATATGTGTGGGTTGGTGCAGAGGTTCATTCCATCAGAATTCGGGTTGGATCCTTACAAAACTCAAGTATCTGACTTGGATCACAACTTCTATTCTAGCAAGGCTGAAATTCGACAACTTGTAGAAGCTCAAAACATTCCCTACACTGTCATCTCTTGCAACTTCTTCATGAGCTATTTACTCCCATCCTTAGTTCAACCTGGTCTAAAGGCTCCACCCAGGGACAAATTTACTGTGTTTGGAAATGGTGATGTCAAAGGTTTGTGGATCAGTATTATACTTTAGGTGTAGCAATGTTTGAAGTATAATTCATGTTCGGGTTACTAGGTAAAAAACATCACTAACTCACTATCAACTTGTAAGTGGGTAATCATTACGTGGATGACTAATTGTTCGCTTTAGTGTAAAAATTTAACGGACTTCCATTAGAGTCAAAGGAGAATTAACGGCAGGGAAATATTTTTTTACATTCAATGATTATTTCGCAAGTTTTATTCATTAGTAAGCCTTTTGAGTTCGCTGACCCACCTGCAAATTGGCTACAAGTGTAGTGATGTATTTGCCTATTAACTCATTCTTTTTTCCttgttttgtttgttttgtttATGAGTGGTTTATTTTCTAACGTTTGCAATGCAGCCAGTTTTGCAGAATTCATTATTTGAGTTACACTGTATTTCTGCTGGTCCATTGCATTGTTTGCAGGTGTCTTTATGAAGGAAGCTGATGTTGCCAGTTTTACCATTAGTGCTATGGATGATCCACGTACATTGAATAAAGTTCTCTATTTGAGACCCCCGGGGAATATATACTCCCTCAATGAACTAGTTGAACTATGGGAAAGTAAGCTCAAGAAGACACTTGAGAAGATATACATTCCTGAAGAATGAGCTCCTAAAGAAAATAAAAGGTGTGCCTTCTGTTCTATTTTATTGGTATGCGCATGAATTTTTTATTTAACTTCCAAAAAAGTTTGCGAGAAGTTGCTACATACTATCATTATGTGGATCTTGCAATATGCAAATGATAACATTCTTGTCTTGCAGAAATCGACATCTTTACTCAGGATAGCCAAATTGATTTTAGAATAGCAAACAGTTCAGTAATTGAAAATGATTCTTAGGTGGCATGGCATCTGAATCAAGTACAAATATAATTTTTCAAGTGCTTTGACACTTGCTCGTACCCCAGTAGTTTCAGTTCTTGTTCCTAATGGGACTTGAATCATATTAATATTTATGACAATTAGAAAATGTGTACCTGTTAGTCCCCAAGGCTAAATAGTATTTTTATTTGAGTGATCACATATAGTTTTATGTATTTCCATGATAGTCTTGATGCCAGTCCGTCTATAGATCACTTTCAAGTTATGTATCAGAATAGCATTATTAAGGTCTGCTGTTTGATCCTTATAAGCAGGCCGCGAGTTCTGTTATGATTAACTGACTGCAGCACTTGCTACAGCTATTCATAATAACACACTTGAATCTTGTGGCTTGGGTCTTGTCTTCTGCGTGTGATGCTCTTAAGAGTATCCACCAGGCTTTTTACTTAAATGGTGGCAGTATCTACTGTATATCTACTTATCTGTGCTTCAGCTAATGTGTGAATCAAAAACCTACTATCTACACATTTACTCAcctaatataatatattttttcgGTGTATTTTGAGCAAATAATCTAGTATATGATCCATTTTTATCCTTTATATGTCGTGAAATCTTTCAGGTTTGATATACAGTTTTTAGTCTAATTTTTCCCTCGAGTCATCAGTTTTGTATCAGTGCTTCATTTCTTTCTATCAGCTTTAATTCAT
This sequence is a window from Apium graveolens cultivar Ventura chromosome 9, ASM990537v1, whole genome shotgun sequence. Protein-coding genes within it:
- the LOC141687076 gene encoding LOW QUALITY PROTEIN: putative pinoresinol-lariciresinol reductase 3 (The sequence of the model RefSeq protein was modified relative to this genomic sequence to represent the inferred CDS: deleted 1 base in 1 codon), with product MEKMEEKEKKSRVLIIGSTGNLGFELAKASLQSSNPTFALVRNFDSDSLKSHKLQFLSNAGATLLKGSLQDEESLVEAVKLVDVVICAVSSKQALDQKLLVRVIKNLGSVKRFIPSEFGLDPYKTQVSDLDHNFYSSKAEIRQLVEAQNIPYTVISCNFFMSYLLPSLVQPGLKAPPRDKFTVFGNGDVKGVFMKEADVASFTISAMDDPRTLNKVLYLRPPGNIYSLNELVELWESKLKKTLEKIYIPENELLKKIKETPYPENMTMVFIYSAFVKGDQTYFDIDSSGGVEGSQLYPELRYTTISEYLDTLL